The Candidatus Roseilinea sp. genome segment TTTCAGGATACCAACATCGCGCAATACGAGCTGATCAAGCTGATCGCCGGCCAACATCGCAGCGTGTTCTGCGTGGGCGATGCGGATCAGAGCATCTATGCCTGGCGCGGCGCCGACCATCGCAACGTGCTGCGCTTGCGTGAGGATTATCCCGATCTCAACATCATCGCGCTGGAGCAGAACTATCGCTCAACGCAGACGATCCTAGATGCGGCCATGGCCGTGATCAAGAAGAACCCGAACCGCTTGCACGTCAACCTGTTTACGCAGCGGGGCTATGGGCCGAAGATCGCCGTGCGCGAGATGTTCAACGAAGAGGACGAGGCACAGTATGTGGTGGACACCATCGCCGAGCTGGTGCGGCTCAAGGCGGCTGAGCCGGGTGAGATCGCGGTGATGTATCGCACCAACGCGCAGTCGCGCGCCATTGAAGATGCCTTCGTGCGCGCCGGCATGCCCTATCGCCTGGTCGGCGCGACGCGCTTCTACGCGCGCAAAGAGGTCAAGGACGTGCTGGCTTATCTGCGCATTGTGAATAACCCATCCGATTGGGTAAGCCTCAAGCGCATCATCAACGTGCCCCCGCGCGGCATAGGCGATAAGACCTTCGCGCAACTCGAAGCTGCGTCCCGCGCCGCCGGCCTGACGTGCCTGGACGTCATCCAGCAGGGGAGCGGGTCGGGCCGCGGCGCGCGCGCGCTCGGGGAATTCGGCGCGCTGTGGGCGCAGTGGGTGCGTCTGCGCGGCGAGCTGAGCGTCGGCCAGTTGTTCGACCACATCCTCCAGACCAGCGGTTATAAGGACTATCTGAAAGATGGGACGGCGGAGGGCGAGGAACGCTGGGCCAACGTGATGGAGTTGCGCAATGTGGCTGCCGAAGCCGGCGACCTGCCGCTGAGCGAATTCCTCAGCGACATCGCCCTGGTGAGCGATGTGGATAACTACGATGAGAACGCGAACGCCCCCACGCTGCTGACGCTCCACGCCGCCAAGGGCCTGGAGTTCAAGGTGGTGTTCATCGTCGGCCTGGTGGAAGGGGTGTTGCCGCACAGCCGCAACATGGACAACCCCGAACACCTGGCCGAGGAGCGTCGGCTGCTGTATGTCGGCATCACGCGGGCGAAAGAGCGTCTGTACTTGCTGCGGCCCTTTCGCCGCTCGCAGTGGGGCGCGAGTGATGTTGCCGAGCCATCGCGTTTTCTTGCCGACCTGCCCGATGAAGTGGTGGACGGCAAGCCGCGCGCGAATAGCGAGATCCTGCGTGATGCGACGACGTGGCGCAGCGATCGGCCGCCCCAGCCACGGGCCGCGCTTGCCGATACGCAATTCAAGCCCGGCGACCGCGTGGTACATCCGCGCTTTGGCCATGGCCTGGTGCTGCGTAGCACCCGCGTGCGCGACGATGAAGAGGTGGAGGTGTTCTTCGAGCATGCCGGCGGCAAGCGGCTTTCGGCAGCGCTGAGCGGGCTGAAGAAGCGGCGACACTGACCGGTCGCGCAGCCCCGCACTGGCCGGATAGCTATACCCAGCATCGGCGATTTCGCCTAAAACCGAGCAGCGATGCTTCCGAGGGTGCTGGGCGATATCCAGCCTAAGGTTGGGCAGATGACAAAACGATGACTACGACAGACCCCGCGCCGATGGCGCAAACTCCTACCGGAAAAGTCATCACCTCAATTGAGGCGCTACAACGCGAGCGCGAGTCGTTTGACGCGTTGTTCAAGCCCAGGACGATTGCCGTGATCGGCGCAACGGACAAAGCCGGCAGCGTCGGCCTGGCGATCATGCAGAATTTGAAAACCTTCCGCGGTCCGGTCTTCCCCGTCAATCCCAAACGCGAGGCGGTGCTCGACCTGCTGGCCTATCCCCACATTGCCGCAGTGCCGACCAAGGTGGATTTAGCCGTGATCGTCACGCCGGCGACGACCGTGCCCGCCATCATCGGCGAGTGCGTGGCCGCCGGCGTGAAATCGGCGCTGATCATCTCGGCCGGCTTCAGGGAGGTTGGCCCGCAAGGTGCGGCGCTGGAGCAGCAAATCCTCGCCCAGGCGCGCAAGGCGCACATGCGCATCGTCGGCCCGAACTGCCTGGGCATCATGAACACCGGCATCGGCCTCAACGCCACCTTCGCTAACGCCATCGCCAACCCTGGCCGCGTGGCCTTCATCAGCCAGAGCGGCGCGTTGTGCACGGCCGTGCTCGACTGGAGCTTCCGCGAGAAGGTTGGCTTCAGCTACTTCATCTCAGTAGGTTCGATGCTGGATGTGGGGTGGGGCGATTTGATTGATTATCTGGGCGATGACCCCGACACGGACAGCATCGTGATGTACATGGAGACGATCGGCGATGCGCGCTCGTTCATCTCGGCCGCGCGTGAGGTGGCCCTGAACAAGCCGATCATCGTTATCAAGGCGGGGCGCACGGCGGCGGCGGCGCAGGCGGCCGCATCCCACACCGGCTCGCTGGCTGGCAGCGACGACGCGCTCGACGCCGCCTTTCGGCGCTGCGGCGTGTTGCGCGTGAATACCATTGCCGACCTTTTCTACATGGCCGAGGTGCTGGCCAAGCAGCCGCGCCCCAAAGGCCCGCGCTTGACCGTGGTGACGAACGCCGGCGGCCCTGGGGTGTTGACGACCGACGCCCTGATACAAAACGGCGGTGAGCTGGCGCCGCTCTCGCCGGAGACGATGGAGCAACTGAACGCCCTGCTGCCGCCGGCGTGGAGCCACAACAACCCGATTGATGTGCTGGGCGACGCCACGCCGGAGCGCTACGCCAAGACGCTTGAAATTGCTGCTGCCGATCCGAACAGTGATGGCCTGCTGGTCATCCTCACGCCGCAGGCGATGACCGATCCGACGGCGACGGCGGAATTACTGCGCCCGTATGCGCGGCTGCGCGGCAAGCCGGTGCTGGCCAGTTGGATGGGCGGCGATTCGGTCGAGCCCGGCGAGCGCATCTTGAACGAGGCCGGCATCCCGACGTTCGGCTATCCCGACACGGCTGCCCGCATGTTCACCTACATGTGGCGCTACAGCGACAACCTGCGCGCGCTCTACGAGACGCCCGTTCCGGGCGACGATCGCGCGATACACCGCGATGAAGCGGCGGCGATCGTCGCGCAGGCGCGCGCTGCCGGGCGCACGCTGTTGACCGAGCATGAGTCCAAGCGG includes the following:
- a CDS encoding GNAT family N-acetyltransferase (possible pseudo, frameshifted); this encodes MAQTPTGKVITSIEALQRERESFDALFKPRTIAVIGATDKAGSVGLAIMQNLKTFRGPVFPVNPKREAVLDLLAYPHIAAVPTKVDLAVIVTPATTVPAIIGECVAAGVKSALIISAGFREVGPQGAALEQQILAQARKAHMRIVGPNCLGIMNTGIGLNATFANAIANPGRVAFISQSGALCTAVLDWSFREKVGFSYFISVGSMLDVGWGDLIDYLGDDPDTDSIVMYMETIGDARSFISAAREVALNKPIIVIKAGRTAAAAQAAASHTGSLAGSDDALDAAFRRCGVLRVNTIADLFYMAEVLAKQPRPKGPRLTVVTNAGGPGVLTTDALIQNGGELAPLSPETMEQLNALLPPAWSHNNPIDVLGDATPERYAKTLEIAAADPNSDGLLVILTPQAMTDPTATAELLRPYARLRGKPVLASWMGGDSVEPGERILNEAGIPTFGYPDTAARMFTYMWRYSDNLRALYETPVPGDDRAIHRDEAAAIVAQARAAGRTLLTEHESKRLLAAYGIPTVPTFIAEDEDQAVAQAERIGYPVVLKLHSETVTHKTDVGGVYLNLHSASDVRDAYRRIKASVSARAKAADFLGVTVQPMIKLDGYELILGSATDVQLGPVLLFGAGGQLVEVFKDRTLGLPPLNTTLARRMMEQTKIYTALKGVRGRDPVPLDELEQLMVRFSYLVAEQRWIKEIDINSLLASKERLIALDARVVLHDPKLTEADLPRAAIQTLSGAVRRSVDVTRRHAGDDPADPPGGRAVVGRIPLHAFRADRLSALLPLDPAERAHRP
- a CDS encoding DNA helicase, whose product is MVSILDGLNPQQRRAVEAPDGPTLILAGPGSGKTRVLTSRVAYLIGARKVSPYRIMAVTFTNKAAREMRDRLTRMAGVGQTADLTLGTFHSICARLLRREAQQAGLDRDFTIYDSDDQINVVKAALAELNLDEKKYKPASIHAAISAAKNELVTPERYQPDSYFGEIVGRVYARYNAILRANNALDFDDLLMEAVLLLQRSAAVRDKVQDRYLHVLVDEFQDTNIAQYELIKLIAGQHRSVFCVGDADQSIYAWRGADHRNVLRLREDYPDLNIIALEQNYRSTQTILDAAMAVIKKNPNRLHVNLFTQRGYGPKIAVREMFNEEDEAQYVVDTIAELVRLKAAEPGEIAVMYRTNAQSRAIEDAFVRAGMPYRLVGATRFYARKEVKDVLAYLRIVNNPSDWVSLKRIINVPPRGIGDKTFAQLEAASRAAGLTCLDVIQQGSGSGRGARALGEFGALWAQWVRLRGELSVGQLFDHILQTSGYKDYLKDGTAEGEERWANVMELRNVAAEAGDLPLSEFLSDIALVSDVDNYDENANAPTLLTLHAAKGLEFKVVFIVGLVEGVLPHSRNMDNPEHLAEERRLLYVGITRAKERLYLLRPFRRSQWGASDVAEPSRFLADLPDEVVDGKPRANSEILRDATTWRSDRPPQPRAALADTQFKPGDRVVHPRFGHGLVLRSTRVRDDEEVEVFFEHAGGKRLSAALSGLKKRRH